Below is a genomic region from Myxococcus fulvus.
CATGCTGGTGGCCGACAACCAGTCCCCGCCCGTCGTCATCCGCGCCAACACCTCCAAGGTGACGCGCGACGCGCTGCTCGCCCAGCTCCAGGAGGTGGGCGTCGAGGCGAAGGCCGCCACCGTGTCGCCCGTGGGCATCATCCTGCCGCCGGTGGGCCGCGTGGAGGACGTCTACGGCTACTCGGAGGGGCTGTGGCAGGTGCAGGACGAGGCCGCCCAGCTCGTCGGCGTGTACGGCGCCATCCCCGCGTCCGCGCGGGTGCTGGACGCGTGCGCGGCCCCGGGTGGCAAGTCCTGTCACCTGGCGCAGGAGCACGACGTCGTCGCGGTGGACCTGCACGCCCACAAGCTGCGCAAGATTGACGGCGAGGCGAAGCGCCTGGGCCTCACGTCGCGCTTGAAGGCCTACGCGCACGACGCCGCGGAGCCGTTCCCGGAGGCGTGGGGCGAGTTCCACGCGATGCTGGTGGACGCGCCGTGCTCGGGGCTGGGCACGCTGCGCCGTCACCCGGAGCTGCGCTACCGCCGCAAGGAGGAGGACCTCTCGCGGCTGGCCACGCTGCAGCGGCGCATCCTGGAGAACTGCCAGGAGTCGGTGCCGGCGGGCGGGCTGCTCGTCTACGCGGTGTGCACCATGGAGCCGCAGGAGGGGCAGGACCAGGTGGAGATGTTCCTGCGCAGCCACCCGGAGTGGACGGCGGAGCCGCCCGTGTTGCCGGGCCTCAAGCTGCCGCTCACC
It encodes:
- the rsmB gene encoding 16S rRNA (cytosine(967)-C(5))-methyltransferase RsmB, whose protein sequence is MNPRALAILVLARVRATDAYLNVVLDTMLSESPPKDPRDAGLATELTYGATRRQLALDYAITRFADRKLDAMEDRVLAALRIGAYQIFHTRVPARAAVAETVQALKEVGLTRAAGFTNAILRKLAELPSPPLPSASDVAHHLSVRESHPQWLVERWLRQFGRERAEAMLVADNQSPPVVIRANTSKVTRDALLAQLQEVGVEAKAATVSPVGIILPPVGRVEDVYGYSEGLWQVQDEAAQLVGVYGAIPASARVLDACAAPGGKSCHLAQEHDVVAVDLHAHKLRKIDGEAKRLGLTSRLKAYAHDAAEPFPEAWGEFHAMLVDAPCSGLGTLRRHPELRYRRKEEDLSRLATLQRRILENCQESVPAGGLLVYAVCTMEPQEGQDQVEMFLRSHPEWTAEPPVLPGLKLPLTQAYLRTLPGPEGFDGFFAARLRKLY